The following are encoded together in the Kribbella sp. CA-293567 genome:
- a CDS encoding succinic semialdehyde dehydrogenase, whose translation MSEQTSIPADPELDPTASYATDQSVIRRLAGLLRASAGTRTSYAPATGQPVAELPLSDPDDVLAAVRSARKTQRSWKGTSIADRAAILLRYHDLVLDHRHELVDLVIVESGKARKQAFEEVAHVALTARYYGRKGPELLAPQRKLGMFPVLTRAEQRFVPKGVVGIISPWNYPLSMAMADGLPAIMAGNTVVHKPDSQTPLTALRAIELLYEAGLPRDAWQPVNGDGPTVGGALIQNADYICFTGSTKTGKLVAKQAGERLIGCSLELGGKNPMLVLRDADVNRAAEGAVRACFASAGQLCVSMERLYVADQVYDAFVTAFVDRVKRIKLSAGTGWDVDMGSLISKAQLDTVSRHVDNARDRGAVVLAGGKARPDIGPLFYEPTVLSGVTPEMECFDHETFGPVVSVYRFSDEAEAIARANEGEYGLNASVWTKDGRRGRAIAAQLVAGTVNVNEGYAATFGSIDTPMGGMRSSGLGRRQGAEGLRRYVDPQAIATQRVLPIAASHGLKDEAYAELMTGALRVLKKLGRA comes from the coding sequence ATGAGCGAGCAGACCTCGATCCCGGCCGACCCCGAGCTCGACCCGACCGCGTCGTACGCCACCGACCAGTCGGTGATCCGCCGGCTGGCCGGTCTGTTGCGCGCCTCGGCGGGAACCCGCACCTCCTACGCGCCGGCGACCGGGCAACCGGTGGCCGAGTTGCCGCTGTCCGATCCGGACGACGTACTGGCCGCGGTCCGGTCCGCGCGCAAGACGCAGCGGAGCTGGAAGGGCACCTCGATCGCCGATCGCGCCGCCATCCTGCTGCGCTACCACGACCTGGTGCTGGACCACCGGCACGAACTCGTCGACCTGGTGATCGTCGAGTCCGGCAAGGCGCGCAAGCAGGCCTTCGAGGAGGTCGCGCACGTCGCGCTGACCGCCCGGTACTACGGCCGCAAGGGCCCCGAACTGCTCGCGCCGCAGCGCAAGCTGGGCATGTTCCCGGTGCTCACCCGAGCCGAGCAGCGGTTCGTGCCGAAGGGTGTCGTCGGCATCATCTCGCCCTGGAACTATCCGCTCAGCATGGCGATGGCCGACGGACTGCCGGCGATCATGGCCGGCAACACCGTCGTACACAAGCCGGACAGCCAGACCCCGCTGACCGCGCTGCGCGCGATCGAACTGCTCTACGAAGCAGGCCTGCCGCGCGACGCCTGGCAGCCGGTCAACGGCGACGGCCCGACGGTCGGCGGCGCGCTCATCCAGAACGCCGACTACATCTGCTTCACCGGCTCGACCAAGACCGGCAAGCTGGTCGCCAAGCAGGCCGGCGAACGCCTGATCGGCTGCAGTCTCGAGCTCGGCGGCAAGAACCCGATGCTCGTGCTGCGCGATGCCGACGTGAACCGTGCGGCCGAGGGCGCGGTCCGGGCGTGCTTCGCCAGCGCTGGTCAGTTGTGCGTCTCGATGGAGCGGCTGTACGTCGCCGACCAGGTCTACGACGCGTTCGTCACCGCGTTCGTCGACCGGGTGAAGCGGATCAAGCTCTCGGCCGGTACGGGCTGGGACGTCGACATGGGCTCGCTCATCTCCAAGGCCCAGCTCGACACGGTCAGCCGGCACGTCGACAACGCGCGCGATCGCGGTGCCGTCGTACTGGCCGGCGGGAAGGCGCGACCCGACATCGGCCCGCTCTTCTACGAGCCGACCGTGCTGTCCGGAGTGACCCCGGAGATGGAGTGCTTCGACCACGAGACGTTCGGGCCGGTGGTCTCGGTCTACCGGTTCTCCGACGAGGCCGAGGCGATCGCGCGGGCCAACGAGGGGGAGTACGGGCTGAACGCGAGCGTCTGGACCAAGGACGGCCGTCGCGGCCGCGCGATCGCGGCCCAGCTGGTGGCCGGCACCGTCAACGTCAACGAGGGCTACGCCGCCACCTTCGGCTCGATCGACACCCCGATGGGCGGGATGCGCTCCTCCGGCCTCGGCCGCCGCCAGGGCGCCGAAGGCCTCCGCCGGTACGTCGACCCGCAGGCGATCGCCACCCAGCGGGTGCTCCCGATCGCCGCCTCGCACGGACTCAAGGACGAGGCCTACGCCGAACTGATGACCGGAGCCCTGCGAGTGCTGAAGAAACTGGGCCGAGCATGA
- the bioB gene encoding biotin synthase BioB, whose translation MTDILEVAREQVLEQGIGLTQEQLVEVLRSPDEQLDDLLALAHEVRVKWCGEEVEVEGIISLKTGGCPEDCHFCSQSGQFTSPVRAVWLNIPELVEAAKETAKTGATEFCIVAAVRGPDARLMAQVKAGIEAIRAEVEINIACSLGMLTQEQVDELKAMGVHRYNHNLESARSYFGDVVTTHSFEERWDTCLMVRESGMELCCGGLVGMGESLEQRAELAAQLAELEPHEVPLNFLNPRPGTPFGDMEIMAGKDALRTIAAFRLAMPRTVLRYAGGRELTLGDLGTREGLLGGINAVIVGNYLTTLGRSATADLDLLAELKMPVKELQKTL comes from the coding sequence ATGACCGACATCCTCGAGGTTGCCCGTGAGCAGGTTCTGGAGCAAGGGATCGGCCTCACCCAGGAGCAGTTGGTCGAGGTACTGCGCTCGCCGGACGAGCAGCTGGACGACCTGCTCGCGCTGGCCCACGAAGTCCGGGTCAAGTGGTGCGGTGAGGAGGTCGAGGTCGAGGGGATCATCTCGCTGAAGACCGGCGGCTGCCCCGAGGACTGTCACTTCTGCTCCCAGTCCGGCCAGTTCACCTCGCCGGTCCGCGCGGTCTGGCTGAACATCCCGGAGCTGGTGGAGGCCGCCAAGGAGACCGCGAAGACCGGTGCGACCGAGTTCTGCATCGTCGCCGCCGTCCGCGGTCCGGACGCCCGGCTGATGGCGCAGGTGAAGGCCGGCATCGAGGCGATCCGCGCCGAGGTCGAGATCAACATCGCCTGCTCGCTCGGGATGCTGACCCAGGAGCAGGTGGACGAGCTCAAGGCGATGGGCGTGCACCGCTACAACCACAACCTGGAGTCGGCCCGCTCGTACTTCGGCGACGTGGTCACCACGCACTCCTTCGAGGAGCGCTGGGACACCTGCCTGATGGTGCGCGAGTCCGGCATGGAGCTGTGCTGCGGCGGTCTGGTCGGGATGGGCGAGTCGCTGGAGCAGCGCGCCGAGCTCGCCGCGCAGCTGGCCGAGCTGGAGCCGCACGAGGTGCCGCTGAACTTCCTCAACCCGCGCCCGGGCACGCCGTTCGGCGACATGGAGATCATGGCCGGCAAGGACGCGCTGCGCACGATCGCCGCGTTCCGGCTGGCGATGCCGAGGACCGTCCTGCGGTACGCCGGTGGCCGGGAGCTGACCCTGGGCGACCTCGGCACCCGCGAGGGCCTGCTCGGTGGCATCAACGCCGTCATCGTCGGCAACTACCTGACGACGCTGGGACGTTCGGCGACTGCCGACCTGGACCTGCTGGCCGAGCTGAAGATGCCGGTGAAGGAACTCCAGAAGACGCTATGA
- the bioD gene encoding dethiobiotin synthase, producing the protein MTKILFVTGTDTGVGKTVVTAALAVTAAGSVAVVKPAQTGVTAGEPGDLQEIQRLTGLADLHEGVRLRDPLAPTTAARREGASLPSVKAQAGSITDLAASRDTVIVEGAGGLLVGLDEAGHNLADLAAHLDVPFAFVVVTRAGLGTLNHTGLTVEALRSRGLPIEGLVVGSWPAEPELAERCNLEDLPAITGVPVIARVPAGAGALDRATFLAAAGGWFSSR; encoded by the coding sequence GTGACCAAGATCCTCTTCGTCACCGGTACAGATACCGGCGTAGGCAAGACCGTCGTGACTGCGGCCCTGGCAGTCACCGCAGCCGGCTCGGTAGCGGTGGTGAAGCCGGCGCAGACCGGCGTGACAGCCGGCGAACCCGGCGACCTGCAGGAGATCCAGCGCCTCACCGGCCTGGCCGATCTGCACGAAGGTGTGCGCCTTCGGGACCCGCTCGCTCCCACCACCGCGGCGCGCCGTGAAGGCGCCTCGCTGCCGTCGGTGAAGGCCCAGGCCGGATCGATCACCGACCTGGCCGCCTCCCGGGACACCGTGATCGTCGAAGGAGCAGGAGGCCTGCTGGTAGGCCTCGACGAGGCCGGCCACAACCTCGCCGACCTCGCCGCCCACCTGGATGTTCCGTTCGCCTTCGTCGTCGTCACCCGCGCCGGCCTCGGCACCCTCAACCACACCGGCCTCACCGTCGAGGCCCTCCGGTCCCGAGGCCTGCCGATCGAAGGCCTGGTCGTCGGGTCCTGGCCCGCGGAACCTGAGCTGGCCGAGCGCTGCAACCTCGAGGACCTGCCGGCGATCACCGGAGTGCCGGTGATCGCCCGGGTTCCGGCGGGCGCCGGAGCCCTCGACCGCGCCACCTTCCTGGCCGCCGCGGGCGGCTGGTTCTCCAGCCGCTGA
- a CDS encoding 8-amino-7-oxononanoate synthase produces MLEEWLAPKAVALEARGLTRQLRARQPDEVLVDLAGNDYLGLARDPRVVEATVAAVREWGTGATASRLVTGTTALHAELESASAEYTGHESALAFSSGYLANLGVITALGGPGTLLVSDEHVHASLVDACRLARSRVEVTPHNDLEAIGKALAERNEPHALILVESVYSVLGDAAPLDALSALARDHGAVLVVDEAHGLGVTGNGRGSVSAASLAGLDHVIVTMTLSKAMASQGGLVLGPAVLRNHLINRSRPFIFDTGLAPAACAAALAALRVLQAEPDRPAAIHTTAARLARVCGVEPSSGAVVSVPMPGPREAVRAAGQCLANGVRVGVFRPPSVPDGISRLRLTAQAGLSTPDLDLACEVVVAAIQEVS; encoded by the coding sequence ATGCTGGAGGAGTGGCTGGCGCCGAAGGCGGTGGCGTTGGAGGCGCGCGGGCTGACGCGGCAACTGCGCGCCCGGCAGCCGGACGAGGTACTGGTCGACCTGGCCGGCAACGACTATCTCGGCCTGGCTCGCGATCCGCGCGTGGTGGAGGCGACCGTCGCCGCCGTCCGTGAGTGGGGCACCGGTGCGACCGCGTCCCGTCTGGTGACCGGAACCACCGCGCTGCACGCGGAACTGGAGTCGGCGTCGGCGGAGTACACCGGGCACGAATCGGCGTTGGCCTTCTCCTCCGGCTATCTCGCCAACCTGGGCGTGATCACCGCGCTCGGCGGCCCTGGCACCCTGCTCGTCTCCGACGAACACGTGCACGCCTCGCTCGTCGACGCCTGCCGCCTGGCCCGCTCCCGGGTCGAGGTCACCCCGCACAACGATCTCGAGGCGATCGGCAAAGCCCTTGCCGAGCGCAACGAACCGCACGCCCTGATCCTGGTCGAGTCCGTCTACAGCGTCCTGGGCGATGCCGCGCCCCTGGACGCCCTGTCAGCTCTGGCCCGAGACCACGGCGCGGTCCTCGTCGTCGACGAGGCTCACGGCCTGGGCGTCACCGGAAACGGCCGCGGCTCGGTCAGTGCAGCCTCCCTGGCCGGCCTCGACCACGTGATCGTCACCATGACCTTGTCCAAGGCAATGGCCAGCCAAGGCGGCCTGGTGCTCGGCCCCGCCGTACTGCGCAACCACCTGATCAACCGCTCCCGCCCGTTCATCTTCGACACCGGCCTGGCCCCCGCAGCCTGCGCAGCAGCCCTCGCTGCCTTGCGTGTCCTGCAAGCCGAGCCCGACCGCCCCGCCGCAATCCACACGACAGCAGCCCGTCTGGCCAGAGTTTGTGGCGTCGAACCCTCCAGCGGAGCCGTCGTCTCCGTTCCCATGCCGGGCCCGCGCGAAGCAGTACGAGCCGCCGGCCAGTGCCTCGCCAACGGCGTACGAGTAGGCGTGTTCCGCCCACCGTCGGTCCCCGACGGCATCAGCCGTCTCCGCCTCACCGCGCAGGCCGGACTGTCCACCCCCGACCTCGACCTCGCCTGCGAAGTCGTCGTCGCCGCGATCCAGGAAGTGTCGTGA
- a CDS encoding tRNA (adenosine(37)-N6)-dimethylallyltransferase, whose protein sequence is MPDAVPRLLVALYGPTSAGKTAVSIDLCLRIRDELGLAPMVVSADSRQVYRYMDIGTSKTTPEEMRGVPHTMLDVTEPVRKLELETFVSEARKHMDDCWKSGGVPVIVGGTSVYVRSLLEGWEVDAVAEARNTVRRDFPRSMAEDAYAVLTRLDRTAAAKIHENNYEAIVNALAHAMGNDPERANTSVAARQVVLGVDRPAADIDRRVAETYDHQVERGLRDEVLGLDERYDVLAQYRGLGQDSPNQVVHTHGYTEWFDLALERGKAVENLGAADLAEVRDRVVERIRTHTRRQRSAIGKLAGVKLVRSERDAFAAVRAALTAPAPKPAGGAKAAGASKTAGGSKTAGGPRSAGGGKPAGGAKSADGAKSAGSARSAGGGKPAGGSRSAGGAKSSGGRGSAGRSGGRGAGGQPRQGKPRGPKPR, encoded by the coding sequence ATGCCCGACGCCGTCCCTCGCCTGCTGGTCGCTCTCTACGGACCGACCTCGGCGGGCAAGACCGCGGTGTCGATCGACCTGTGCCTGCGGATCCGGGACGAGCTCGGGCTCGCCCCGATGGTCGTCTCGGCCGACTCCCGCCAGGTCTACCGCTACATGGACATCGGCACCAGCAAGACGACGCCGGAGGAGATGCGCGGGGTCCCGCACACGATGCTCGACGTCACCGAGCCGGTGCGGAAGCTGGAGCTGGAGACCTTCGTCTCCGAGGCCCGCAAACACATGGACGACTGCTGGAAGTCCGGCGGCGTCCCGGTGATCGTCGGCGGCACGAGCGTCTACGTCCGCTCGCTGCTGGAGGGCTGGGAGGTGGACGCGGTCGCCGAGGCGCGCAACACCGTCCGGCGGGACTTCCCCCGCAGCATGGCCGAGGACGCGTACGCCGTACTGACGCGGCTGGACCGGACGGCCGCGGCCAAGATCCACGAGAACAACTACGAAGCGATCGTGAACGCGCTGGCGCATGCCATGGGCAACGACCCTGAGCGCGCGAACACCTCGGTGGCCGCGCGGCAGGTGGTGCTCGGGGTGGACCGTCCCGCCGCGGACATCGATCGCCGGGTGGCGGAGACCTACGACCACCAGGTCGAGCGTGGTCTGCGGGACGAGGTGCTCGGCCTCGACGAGCGTTACGACGTCCTGGCGCAGTACCGCGGACTCGGTCAGGACTCGCCGAACCAGGTCGTCCACACCCATGGCTACACCGAATGGTTCGACCTCGCGCTGGAGCGTGGCAAGGCGGTGGAGAACCTGGGCGCCGCCGACCTGGCGGAGGTGCGCGACCGGGTGGTCGAGCGGATCCGCACCCACACCCGGCGGCAGCGCTCGGCGATCGGGAAGCTCGCCGGCGTCAAGCTGGTGCGCAGCGAGCGGGATGCCTTCGCGGCGGTCCGAGCAGCCCTGACAGCGCCTGCCCCCAAGCCCGCCGGCGGTGCGAAGGCGGCTGGTGCATCGAAGACAGCTGGGGGATCAAAGACAGCTGGTGGGCCGAGGTCCGCGGGCGGCGGCAAGCCTGCCGGCGGCGCGAAGAGTGCTGATGGCGCGAAGAGCGCCGGTTCCGCAAGATCAGCGGGTGGCGGGAAGCCCGCCGGGGGCTCGAGATCTGCGGGTGGCGCGAAGTCCTCGGGGGGTCGTGGTTCCGCGGGCCGCTCGGGCGGTCGTGGGGCCGGCGGCCAGCCCCGCCAGGGCAAACCCCGCGGCCCCAAGCCGCGCTGA
- the bioA gene encoding adenosylmethionine--8-amino-7-oxononanoate transaminase → MLWHPYSSLIDPAPLHLVRGADGVRLRLDDGAGGEVEAIDAMASWWCMIHGYRNPVLDAALKAQVDDFSHVMFGGLTHEPAVRLAERLVEITPEPIRHVFFCDSGSVSVEVAIKLALQYQGARGNQNRTRMLTVRGGYHGDTFAPMSVCDPVNGMHSLFTGSLKEQVFGPQPPAGFDRPDDDPEYLAWAATMRQVAARHRDEVAAIVVEPILQGAGGMSPYSPACLKLLRELADEHGFLLILDEIATGFGRTGTLFAAEHAGIDPDILCVGKALTGGYLSMAATLCTTEVAHTVSGGPGGALMHGPTFMANPLACAVSLASIDLLLSQDWSARIASISAGLSAGLAPAASLPAVKDVRVLGAVGVVQLAGPVDLRRMTDAVLRRGVWVRPFRDLVYTMPPYTCTEEDIATISTAITEAIAEGN, encoded by the coding sequence CTGCTCTGGCATCCCTACTCGTCGCTGATCGACCCGGCGCCCCTGCACCTGGTGCGAGGTGCCGACGGGGTCCGGCTACGGCTCGACGACGGTGCCGGTGGCGAGGTCGAGGCGATCGACGCGATGGCGTCGTGGTGGTGCATGATCCACGGCTACCGCAACCCGGTGCTCGATGCGGCGCTGAAGGCACAGGTCGACGACTTCAGCCACGTGATGTTCGGCGGGCTCACCCACGAGCCGGCGGTCCGGCTGGCCGAGCGGCTGGTGGAGATCACCCCGGAGCCGATCCGGCACGTGTTCTTCTGCGACTCCGGGTCGGTGTCGGTCGAGGTCGCGATCAAGCTCGCCCTGCAGTACCAAGGGGCCCGGGGCAACCAGAACCGTACCCGGATGCTGACAGTCCGTGGCGGGTACCACGGAGACACCTTCGCGCCGATGAGTGTCTGCGACCCGGTGAACGGGATGCACTCGCTGTTCACCGGATCGCTGAAGGAGCAGGTCTTCGGGCCGCAACCACCCGCCGGTTTCGACCGGCCGGACGACGACCCGGAGTACCTGGCCTGGGCCGCGACGATGCGGCAGGTCGCGGCGCGGCACCGCGACGAGGTGGCGGCGATCGTCGTCGAGCCGATCCTGCAGGGCGCGGGCGGGATGTCCCCGTACAGCCCGGCTTGCTTGAAGTTGCTTCGGGAGTTGGCCGACGAGCACGGCTTCCTGCTCATCCTGGACGAGATCGCCACCGGATTCGGCCGTACCGGAACGCTGTTCGCGGCCGAGCATGCCGGCATCGATCCGGACATCCTCTGTGTCGGCAAGGCGCTGACCGGGGGCTACCTGTCGATGGCTGCCACGCTGTGTACGACGGAGGTCGCGCACACCGTGTCGGGAGGTCCGGGCGGGGCGCTCATGCACGGCCCGACCTTCATGGCCAATCCGCTCGCCTGCGCGGTCTCCCTCGCGAGCATCGACCTGTTGCTCTCCCAGGACTGGTCCGCGCGGATCGCCTCGATCTCCGCCGGACTGTCGGCCGGACTGGCTCCGGCGGCCTCGTTGCCAGCGGTGAAGGACGTGCGGGTGCTCGGTGCCGTCGGAGTCGTGCAACTTGCTGGACCGGTCGACCTGCGACGGATGACCGACGCCGTACTGCGCCGAGGCGTCTGGGTCCGGCCGTTCCGCGACCTGGTCTACACGATGCCGCCGTACACATGCACGGAAGAGGACATCGCCACCATCAGCACGGCGATCACCGAAGCGATTGCCGAGGGCAACTGA
- a CDS encoding GMC oxidoreductase has product MIHDHDVIVIGSGFGGSVSALRLVEKGYDVGVLEAGPRFEDQGFAKNSWDTKRFLFAPKFGMYGIQRISALRDVIILSGAGVGGGSLVYANTLYEPPRAFYADKQWAHITDWRSELAPYYDQAKRMLGVTTYPGFTPADKVMKQVADDMGVGDTFHPTPVGVFFGEPGVEVDDPFFGGAGPRRSGCTDCGECMTGCRHNAKNTLTKNYLYLAEKAGAQVYPMTTVTSVEELPGGGYAIETRRTSNRKLVRRFTAQQVIFAASALGTAKLLHRMKDQGKLPHLSDRLGVLTRTNSESLLGAIARDRDVDYSRGVAITSSFHPDDITHIEPVRYGRGSNVMSLLQTVLTDGGGDRPRWRTWLRELGVQRKNLRRLYDLKHWSERTVIALVMQTEDNSITTFGKRDRFGRWRLTSKQGHGAPNPSWIPVANEVVRRMAKLMGGTPGGTIGEPFNVPMTAHFIGGCAIGDSAATGVVDPYHRVYGHPGLHIVDGSTISANLGVNPSLTITAQAERALSFWPNKGDEDSRPAPGSEYRRVAAVTPRKPVVPAEAPGALRLPIVEITGPERAVTQP; this is encoded by the coding sequence ATGATCCATGACCACGACGTCATCGTGATCGGATCGGGATTCGGCGGCAGTGTGAGTGCGCTGAGACTGGTCGAGAAGGGCTACGACGTCGGGGTCCTGGAGGCCGGGCCGCGGTTCGAGGACCAGGGGTTCGCGAAGAACTCCTGGGACACCAAGCGGTTTCTCTTCGCACCGAAGTTCGGCATGTACGGCATCCAGCGGATCAGCGCGCTGCGCGACGTGATCATCCTGTCCGGCGCCGGGGTCGGCGGCGGCAGCCTGGTCTACGCCAACACCCTGTACGAGCCGCCGCGCGCGTTCTACGCCGACAAGCAGTGGGCCCACATCACCGACTGGCGAAGCGAGCTCGCCCCGTACTACGACCAGGCGAAGCGGATGCTCGGCGTCACCACCTATCCCGGCTTCACCCCGGCGGACAAGGTGATGAAGCAGGTCGCCGACGACATGGGGGTGGGGGACACCTTCCATCCGACCCCGGTCGGCGTGTTCTTCGGTGAGCCCGGCGTCGAGGTGGACGACCCGTTCTTCGGTGGTGCCGGTCCCCGGCGTTCGGGCTGCACCGACTGCGGCGAGTGCATGACCGGCTGCCGGCACAACGCCAAGAACACGCTGACCAAGAACTACCTGTACCTGGCCGAGAAGGCCGGCGCCCAGGTGTATCCGATGACCACGGTGACGTCGGTCGAGGAGCTGCCCGGCGGCGGCTACGCGATCGAGACCCGGCGGACGTCGAACCGGAAGCTGGTCCGCAGGTTCACCGCCCAGCAGGTGATCTTCGCTGCCTCCGCCCTCGGCACCGCGAAGCTCCTGCACCGGATGAAGGACCAGGGCAAGCTGCCGCACCTGTCCGACCGGCTCGGCGTGCTGACCCGGACGAACTCCGAGTCGCTGCTCGGAGCCATCGCCCGCGACCGGGACGTCGACTACTCCCGTGGCGTCGCGATCACCTCGTCGTTCCACCCCGACGACATCACCCACATCGAGCCGGTCCGGTACGGCCGCGGCAGCAACGTGATGTCGCTGCTGCAGACCGTCCTGACCGATGGCGGCGGCGACCGGCCACGCTGGCGCACCTGGCTGCGCGAGCTGGGTGTCCAGCGCAAGAACCTGCGCCGGCTGTACGACCTGAAGCACTGGTCCGAGCGGACCGTGATCGCGCTGGTGATGCAGACCGAGGACAACTCGATCACCACCTTCGGCAAGCGGGACCGGTTCGGCCGCTGGCGGCTGACCTCGAAACAGGGCCACGGCGCCCCGAACCCGTCCTGGATCCCGGTCGCCAACGAGGTGGTCCGCCGGATGGCCAAGCTGATGGGCGGTACGCCGGGTGGCACCATCGGCGAACCGTTCAACGTGCCGATGACGGCGCACTTCATCGGCGGCTGCGCGATCGGCGACTCCGCCGCGACCGGCGTGGTCGATCCGTACCACCGGGTCTACGGGCATCCGGGGCTGCACATCGTGGACGGCTCGACCATCTCGGCGAACCTGGGCGTCAACCCGTCGCTGACCATCACGGCGCAGGCCGAGCGGGCGTTGTCCTTCTGGCCCAACAAGGGCGACGAGGACAGTCGGCCGGCGCCCGGATCGGAGTACCGGAGGGTGGCGGCGGTCACACCGCGCAAGCCGGTGGTGCCCGCCGAAGCTCCCGGAGCACTGCGACTTCCTATTGTCGAGATCACCGGTCCGGAACGCGCTGTAACGCAACCGTGA
- a CDS encoding zeta toxin family protein: MTESAGEHRYQLDQAESDRIFRDRIVPDRLTGSPQQQPIVVFVCGQPGDGKATVTKLAEAVLRRRGRPVILSAPAFEAYHPRLYEPITDVPTTADKDVQPDGRRWLAAAEALTIQQRYDGIVETELLDPSAFAESARRFKAAGFQVEIAVLAVHEAQSRLGVLERHMRALEEFGFGRLTPPARHDAGYQGVLRAAELIDTGDFADRAAVLRPDGRLIYGNQRDGRGQWQQPPRTGEAVSWERERPWTVPESRHFLDVASEVGRIGLAAPVQWVRDESVGQARAVTALARRRLHPDAVTLHIATAGTLG; encoded by the coding sequence GTGACCGAGTCGGCCGGTGAACACCGGTACCAGCTCGACCAGGCCGAGAGCGACCGGATCTTCCGGGACCGGATCGTGCCCGACCGGCTCACCGGCAGCCCGCAGCAGCAGCCGATCGTGGTCTTCGTCTGTGGCCAGCCCGGCGACGGCAAGGCCACGGTCACCAAACTCGCCGAGGCGGTCCTGCGTCGCCGTGGCCGGCCGGTGATCCTCAGCGCTCCGGCTTTCGAGGCCTACCACCCGCGTCTGTACGAACCGATCACCGACGTGCCCACCACGGCCGACAAGGATGTCCAGCCCGACGGCCGGCGGTGGCTGGCCGCGGCCGAGGCGTTGACGATCCAGCAGCGCTACGACGGGATCGTCGAGACCGAACTGCTCGACCCGAGCGCCTTCGCCGAGTCGGCCCGCCGGTTCAAGGCGGCCGGCTTCCAGGTCGAGATCGCGGTGCTCGCGGTGCACGAGGCGCAGAGCCGGCTCGGCGTACTGGAACGGCATATGCGGGCGCTGGAGGAGTTCGGCTTCGGCCGGCTCACGCCGCCGGCCAGGCACGACGCCGGCTACCAGGGCGTACTGCGGGCCGCCGAGCTGATCGACACGGGAGACTTCGCCGATCGGGCCGCGGTCCTGCGTCCGGACGGCCGGCTGATCTACGGCAATCAGCGCGACGGCAGGGGCCAATGGCAACAACCTCCGCGGACGGGGGAGGCGGTCAGCTGGGAGAGGGAGCGGCCGTGGACGGTGCCGGAGTCGCGGCACTTCCTGGACGTCGCCTCGGAGGTCGGCCGGATCGGGCTGGCCGCGCCGGTCCAGTGGGTCCGCGACGAGTCCGTCGGCCAGGCCAGGGCCGTGACCGCGCTGGCCCGGCGGCGGTTGCACCCCGACGCCGTCACGCTGCACATCGCGACGGCCGGCACCCTGGGCTGA
- the bsaP gene encoding biotin synthase auxiliary protein BsaP, protein MTAADGPAAPYCGHCGRELAGGGHDDCRRALALEPPRYCAECRRRMIVQVSPMEWTARCSVHGELNSAGERSPAR, encoded by the coding sequence ATGACCGCAGCTGACGGTCCGGCCGCGCCGTACTGCGGTCACTGCGGCCGGGAACTGGCCGGCGGCGGTCACGACGACTGCCGCCGGGCGCTCGCCCTGGAGCCGCCCCGGTACTGCGCCGAGTGCCGGCGCCGGATGATCGTGCAGGTCAGCCCGATGGAGTGGACCGCGCGCTGCTCCGTGCACGGTGAGCTGAACTCGGCCGGAGAGCGGAGTCCGGCGCGGTAG
- a CDS encoding TNT domain-containing protein, with protein sequence MGGGSIAMRSRGGRQAGRVIFRFTMDTHAPHLMGRRSFTTISKAPRHDELLKDLTISDGRKVKILDEELHPYKAPAEVIAAAAENRKKPLPPGALGPGEAVRSKAVAKRSSEESRRQCEADPDAVIKGSDYPPNGGFEAGTETYGTIDPDDLLARFGDEKGTYLCRVDVPFEQLGLHPSSLSKGLHFYRALRKIPMLEGTAAAALNLGSPGGGVQMKIFKPVRDLVAEGALEEVPPPDSDDAEPAGSVTETE encoded by the coding sequence ATGGGCGGCGGATCGATCGCCATGCGGTCGCGGGGCGGCAGGCAGGCCGGACGAGTGATCTTCCGCTTCACCATGGACACCCACGCCCCGCACTTGATGGGCCGCCGTTCGTTCACCACCATCTCCAAGGCTCCCCGGCACGACGAGCTCCTGAAGGACCTCACCATCTCGGACGGGCGCAAGGTGAAGATCCTGGACGAGGAGTTGCATCCGTACAAGGCGCCCGCGGAGGTGATTGCCGCGGCCGCCGAGAACCGTAAGAAGCCGCTGCCACCAGGCGCTCTCGGCCCAGGGGAGGCGGTGCGGAGCAAGGCCGTGGCCAAGCGATCCTCGGAGGAGTCCCGCCGGCAGTGCGAGGCAGATCCGGACGCCGTCATCAAGGGCAGCGACTACCCGCCCAACGGCGGGTTCGAAGCGGGCACCGAGACCTACGGCACGATCGATCCCGATGACCTGCTGGCCCGGTTCGGCGACGAGAAGGGCACCTACCTGTGCCGGGTCGACGTCCCCTTCGAGCAGCTGGGACTGCATCCCAGCAGCCTCAGCAAGGGGCTGCATTTCTACCGGGCCTTGCGGAAGATCCCGATGCTGGAGGGCACGGCCGCGGCGGCCCTGAATCTCGGCTCGCCCGGAGGCGGAGTACAGATGAAGATCTTCAAGCCGGTCAGAGACCTGGTGGCGGAGGGGGCCCTGGAGGAAGTGCCACCGCCGGACTCCGACGACGCGGAACCTGCCGGCTCCGTCACCGAGACCGAATAA